A single region of the Plasmodium reichenowi strain SY57 chromosome 9, whole genome shotgun sequence genome encodes:
- a CDS encoding exported protein (PHISTc) produces MKDQIASSLNSQRTKISAEDKDSFSCRKSCPFNKETRKEKSLSVFFSSCSRLSLLGLLCIFLLNFYIYNGNCNVVEGNVGHKRKLSELVDSKSGCLRSGENETNVKSSSSQTDSLLKSNNLTDFYSSYNEFNIKDELDDIFKSIGLTSLHDKYYDLTKQWSDEKIEEIIKSLLDIPNKFDILTIWMQVRGSEKLKMHNMLYGLRLLYKELINKYNIPMESCTHIWLNCYYDITNYHLYIEHENNINFLDLTTKETLTRADFIDFIKETKYKFNKLRNELRETVRKDLIDKLTPRHIE; encoded by the exons ATGAAAGATCAGATTGCATCAAGTTTAAATTCCCAGAGGACCAAAATTAGTGCTGAGGATAAGGACTCATTTAGTTGTAGAAAATCTTGTCCTTTTAACAAAGAAACGAGGAAGGAAAAAAGTCTCAGtgtgtttttttcttcttgtTCGAGATTATCCCTTTTGGGGCtgttatgtatatttttattg aatttttatatatataatggtAACTGTAATGTAGTAGAAGGTAACGTTGGTCATAAAAGAAAGCTGTCTGAATTAGTAGACTCAAAAAGTGGTTGTTTGAGAAGTGGTGAAAATGAAACGAATGTAAAAAGTTCATCATCTCAAACAGattctttattaaaaagtaataatttGACAGATTTCTATAGTTCATATAAtgaatttaatattaagGATGAATTAGAcgatatatttaaaagtATAGGATTAACTTCTTTACatgataaatattatgatttaACAAAACAATGGAGTGATGAAAAAATTGAAGAGATTATAAAGTCTTTATTGGATATTCCAAATAAATTCGATATACTTACTATATGGATGCAAGTACGAGGTAGTGAGAAATTGAAGATGcataatatgttatatggtttaagattattatataaagaattaattaataaatataatataccTATGGAATCATGTACACATATATGGCTTAATTGTTATTATGACATAACgaattatcatttatatatagaacatgaaaataatattaatttccTTGACTTAACTACTAAAGAAACATTGACGCGTGCAGATTTTATAGACTTTATTAAAGAAAccaaatataaattcaaCAAATTAAGAAATGAATTAAGAGAAACTGTAAGGAAAGATTTAATAGACAAATTAACACCTAGACATATagaataa
- a CDS encoding putative exported protein (Plasmodium exported protein, unknown function), with amino-acid sequence MLLLQNKIYIFIVMFLILFLSYKNTFTKIEDLIYKRYITTEIKSKRLLSEINLKHLKYTKVKEYDDLKKNCKKYKEHEKAPLLYNLINKDLQKYDWDEYLYYDGNSNEKYIYYKKNFDSKKDTENIKRKIKKIFDEKASKYLIQSKKKKKFMDYIKMLFYKIFKKEKKKIYKEIKKEKKKGMSDFDIFQNSIYTIIFTMLSIGCLSISLKLCCISAITFSIITSIVFPTVFGIIGIASLMIAGLLLYEMVSIDEYELEDNYKY; translated from the exons atgttattactacaaaataaaatatacattttcATAGTTATGtttcttatattattcttatcatataag AATACGTTCACAAAAATAGAAGAcctaatatataaaagatatatcACAACAGaaataaaatcaaaaaGACTATTGTCAgaaattaatttaaaacaTCTCAAATATACTAAAGTAAAGGAATATgatgatttaaaaaaaaactgtaaaaaatataaagagCATGAGAAAGCTCCTCTCTTGTacaatttaataaataaggaccttcaaaaatatgactgggatgaatatttatattatgatggaaattcaaatgaaaaatatatatattataaaaaaaattttgattcaaaaaaagatacagagaatataaaaaggaaaataaagaaaatttttGATGAAAAAGcttcaaaatatttaatacaaagcaaaaaaaaaaagaaattcatggattatataaaaatgttattctataaaatatttaaaaaagaaaagaaaaaaatatataaagaaataaaaaaagagaaaaaaaaaggaatgtccgattttgatatatttcaaaatagtatatatacaataattTTTACTATGTTATCTATTGGTTGCTTATCCATATCCCTTAAACTATGTTGTATATCTGCGATAACTTTTTCTATAATTACCTCAATTGTTTTTCCCACTGTATTTGGAATAATAGGAATAGCCTCTTTAATGATTGCAGGGTTATTATTATACGAAATGGTTTCAATTGACGAATATGAATTAGaagataattataaatattaa
- a CDS encoding ring-exported protein 3 — protein MQTRKYNKMLSKVEMKQFIYILFFLCLYLNTFNYKYTNSYEGNSFRKLSEPVVEEQDLKKTNAESSHIEPTTSQKSHEQELKTPSLNVEETQSNKVSNKIYNFPIPSAEGTVSKEFKKQPKTEYEKKLFEEWQHLNMFEHSNWVNITVQSCQVLVQGLTSLDDYDAKFKSWSAMVELLGEFRMTLFNESNNIFEALLNELREARKENPNENLTPEEEEKWDIIKQTKLEKDIEWKIYQILTWKYWNLKEFPGVDIPDPSVPSLDFDATYDVLGDLLEDDEDDEDMAEPSTSSSLKK, from the exons atgcaAACCCgtaaatataataagatGTTGTCAAAAGTTGAAATGAAacaatttatatacattctttttttcctttg CTTATATCTTAATACGTTCAACTATAAATATACCAACTCATACGAAGGGAACAGTTTCAGGAAGTTATCTGAACCAGTTGTAGAAGAACAggatttaaaaaaaacaaatgcAGAGTCATCACATATAGAACCAACAACTTCACAAAAATCACATGAACAAGAACTAAAGACACCATCATTAAATGTAGAAGAAACCCAATCAAACAAAGTaagtaataaaatttataacTTCCCTATACCATCCGCAGAAGGTACAGTATCAaaagaatttaaaaaacaaCCAAAAACtgaatatgaaaaaaaattatttgaaGAATGGCAACACTTAAATATGTTTGAACATTCTAATTGGGTAAACATAACAGTACAAAGTTGTCAGGTTTTAGTACAAGGATTAACATCATTAGATGATTATGATGCTAAATTTAAAAGTTGGTCTGCTATGGTAGAACTCTTAGGAGAATTCCGTATGACTTTATTTAACgaaagtaataatattttcgAAGCACtattaaatgaattaaGAGAAGcaagaaaagaaaatcCAAATGAAAACTTAACACcagaagaagaagaaaaatgggatataataaaacaaacTAAGCTAGAAAAAGATATTGAATGGAAAATTTATCAAATATTAACATGGAAATATTGGAATCTAAAAGAATTCCCAGGTGTTGATATTCCTGATCCTAGTGTACCCTCTCTAGATTTTGATGCCACATATGATGTTCTTGGGGATCTTCTTGAAGATGACgaagatgatgaagatATGGCTGAACCAAGTACAAGTTcttcattaaaaaaataa
- a CDS encoding exported protein (PHISTc), which produces MVVSTYNNTRRNDLRYVLKRHTLLSLFSIICMLSLNLSIFEFNNNNYGFHYNKRYFKSLAEGSSEEHTNLRSHSTSDPKNNEEKPSSHEMNKCDMKKYTAEEINELIDNSNESISRNDMHIIFSFVHDSEIEKFKKVEENVFKFIESIAETYKIPDDFKMKKFKYAHLEMEGYLIKQEKFLLQYAFLSLNGNVCERKHFKEVLKYVKREWAEFRKMMFELWKEKLTSEFREHGEMLNQKRKLKQHELDRRAQREKMLEEHSRGIFAKGYLGEVESETIKKETEHHKNVCEDNAEKSQKQKIENKKITVEEVKFEEPKSQQQKVKPPKLQQQKVEPPKVQQQKVKPPKVQQQKNKNEKGQKQVCSKVKGNNLKKK; this is translated from the exons atggTTGTTagtacatataataatacacGAAGGAATGATCTAAGATATGTCCTTAAAAGACATACCCTTCTATCTcttttttctattatttGTATGTTATCACTG aatttatcaatatttgaatttaataataataattatggATTCCATTACaataaaagatattttaaaagttTAGCTGAAGGAAGTTCAGAGGAACATACCAATTTAAGAAGTCATTCAACAAGTGATCCAAAGAATAATGAAGAGAAACCATCAAGTCACGAAATGAATAAATGtgatatgaaaaaatatactgCTGAAGAAATCAATGAATTGATTGACAATTCTAATGAATCTATAAGTAGAAATGATAtgcatataatatttagTTTTGTACACGATTCTGAGAtagaaaaatttaaaaaagtagaagaaaatgtatttaaatttattgaAAGTATAGCagaaacatataaaataccAGATGattttaaaatgaaaaaattcaaatatGCACACCTTGAAATGGAAGgatatttaataaaacaaGAAAAGTTCCTTTTACAATATGCTTTTCTTTCTTTAAATGGTAATGTATGTGAACGTAAACATTTTAAAGAAgttttaaaatatgtaaaaagGGAATGGGCTGAGTTTAGAAAAATGATGTTTGAATTATggaaagaaaaattaacTTCTGAATTCAGAGAACATGGTGAAATGTTAAatcaaaaaagaaaactTAAACAGCATGAACTTGATAGAAGAGCACAAAGGGAAAAAATGTTAGAAGAACATAGTAGAGGAATATTTGCAAAAGGATATTTGGGAGAAGTAGAATCAGAAActataaaaaaggaaacGGAACACCATAAAAATGTATGTGAAGATAATGCAGAAAAGTcacaaaaacaaaaaattgaaaataaaaaaatcaCTGTAGAAGAAGTTAAATTTGAAGAACCAAAATCTCAACAACAAAAAGTTAAACCACCAAAATTGCAGCAACAAAAAGTTGAACCACCAAAAGTACAACAACAAAAAGTTAAACCACCAAAAGTACAACAacaaaagaataaaaatgaaaaaggaCAGAAGCAAGTATGTTCCAAAGTAAAGGGAAAcaatttaaagaaaaaataa
- a CDS encoding exported protein (PHISTb), with product MKEMNFFRSISLLVVGILYVFVLRNIFKDDAFSVVYKLDKYSRNMSEREELVEFLSEYSDDKSNVIEKSKNNKVYKKYNFDDLIYSLNSNDILKIIFPAHIFDKLYYELKDYDDNYNTYYLCENIRDGDIFYLSPKKCCKGGKHKDKCVHKDFPILVMDPKDLEINKKIKTYAFFKNKKKYMKDMWSELMFKEKLNLFFLIKHLEIFYKKLIADYNISNPYVFGNFCYCKKMIVMNILNSDHHLNLVFYNWIENSKLKTKEFKILLNACRYCWRYLKRKLHDSCEDILINSFNKINVTDKTMNKDMNNFRNESKVQSKNTQSKNYISISNKEEDISDNLEITNYEKCLINAPYIDEE from the exons atgaaagaaatgaatttttttagAAGTATTTCTCTATTGGTTGTTGGTATATTGTATGTATTTGTATTg agaaatatatttaaagatGATGCCTTTTCAgttgtatataaattagATAAATATTCAAGAAACATGTCTGAAAGAGAAGAATTAGTAGAATTTCTTAGCGAATACTCTGATGATAAATCCAATGTTATAGAAAAGAGtaagaataataaagtatataagaaatataattttgatgatttgatatattcattaaattcaaatgatatattaaaaattatattccCCGCTCATATTTTTGATAAACTTTATTATGAACTGAAAgattatgatgataattataacacTTATTACCTTTGTGAAAATATTAGAGATGgagatatattttatttaagtCCTAAAAAATGTTGTAAAGGTGGGAAGCATAAAGATAAATGTGTTCATAAAGACTTTCCTATTTTAGTAATGGATCCTAAAGATTTggaaataaataagaaaataaaaacttatgctttctttaaaaataagaaaaaatatatgaagGATATGTGGTCTGAATTAATGTTCAAGGAAAAATTaaatctttttttcttaataaaacatttagagattttttataagaaattaatagcagattataatatttcaaatCCTTATGTTTTTGGAAATTTTTGCTattgtaaaaaaatgattgtaatgaatattttaaatagTGATCATCATCTTAATTTAGTTTTTTATAATTGGATTGAAAACTCAAAACtaaaaacaaaagaatttaaaattcttttaaatGCTTGTAGATATTGTTGGAggtatttaaaaagaaaattacACGACTCCTGTGAAGACATTCTTATTAATTCgtttaataaaataaatgttaCTGACAAAACTATGAATAAggatatgaataattttaGAAATGAATCTAAAGTACAATCAAAAAACACACAAAGcaagaattatatatctataaGTAACAAAGAAGAAGATATTTCTGATAATTTAGAAATAACAAATTATGAAAAGTGTCTAATAAATGCACCATATATAGATGAAGAATAA
- a CDS encoding lysophospholipase, putative, whose translation MVANDLWEEPNETGARVDGTPRLDSFFNKDGLLLRTYSWTVKKAVGIIVLLHGLNAHVRLQFLKQNVEVVNNDEVILKDIDNYYVYKDSWIEKLNENGFSVYGIDLQGHGKSDGWNNLRANINFFDDLIYDVIQYIEKINEDISLEYKNESNMDASNMGEPYIDLSNMGEPYIDLSNMGEPYMDLSNMGASYINNEDNEKPPIYLMGLSLGGNIALRTLEILGKTSDYKKYNIKGCISLAGMISIEKLASTCSYKYRYFIVPFSKLLTCCFPTFRLPQNFNFQKFPYVNDLINYDTYRYDKWITIKFGRQILNSIKNLNNDLKHIPKDIPILFIHSVDDSACYYNGVINFYEALESENKEVHTLYDMDHVLTMEPGNEEVLNKVINWINNLDNLKENKKYIF comes from the coding sequence ATGGTTGCAAATGATTTATGGGAAGAACCGAATGAAACAGGGGCTAGGGTTGATGGTACACCAAGATTAgattcattttttaataaggatggattattattaagaaCATATTCATGGACTGTTAAGAAGGCTGTGGGTATTATTGTGTTATTACATGGTTTGAATGCTCATGTGAGATTAcaatttttaaaacaaaatgtaGAAGTGgtaaataatgatgaagtaatattaaaagatatagataattattatgtatataaagATAGTTGGATAGAGAAATTAAATGAGAATGGTTTCTCAGTTTATGGTATAGATTTACAAGGTCATGGAAAATCTGATGGATGGAATAATTTAAGAgcaaatataaatttttttgatgatttaatatatgatgttattcaatatattgagaaaattaatgaagatatatcattagaatataaaaatgaatcaAATATGGATGCATCAAATATGGGTGAACCATATATAGATTTATCAAATATGGGTGAACCATATATAGATTTATCAAATATGGGTGAACCATATATGGATTTATCAAATATGGGTGcatcatatattaataatgaagataatgaaaaacccccaatatatttaatggGGTTATCATTAGGAGGTAATATTGCTTTAAGAACCTTAGAAATATTAGGAAAAACAAGtgattataaaaaatataatataaaaggaTGCATATCCTTAGCAGGGATGATTTCTATTGAGAAATTAGCATCTACttgttcatataaatatagatattttattgtaCCCTTTTCGAAATTATTAACTTGTTGCTTTCCTACATTTAGATTACCacaaaattttaattttcaGAAATTTCCATATGTAAATGATCTTATTAATTATGATACATATAGATATGATAAATGGATAACGATTAAATTTGGTCGACAAATTTTAAAttctataaaaaatttaaataatgacCTGAAACATATACCAAAAGATATTCCTATACTCTTTATACATTCCGTAGATGATAGTGCTTGTTATTATAACGGTGTAATTAATTTCTATGAAGCTTTAGAATCAGAGAATAAAGAAGTTCACACTTTATATGATATGGACCATGTTTTAACTATGGAACCTGGGAATGAAGAAGTATTGAATAAAGTAATTAATTGGATAAATAATTTagataatttaaaagaaaataagaaatatatattttaa
- a CDS encoding ring-exported protein 4 → MGNFFIISYNKHYIGQIIHMLYFICLIFILYNRNTCLRRIAKCGRNFSELNLDLRTDYDEREININKNIPSYPAKFSKLEYKLRKEWDELEIDEHDDYMNVTVECFEKLLENDKNLENYQENYEIRALVVYMLREIRRGYINEQKRKFNNFLHKLKEKRINEPIDTLNNDEQDEWNKIKNGKIKSHEEWKNYQLQTWEYLIKMEYYKNICSQNV, encoded by the exons ATGGgaaattttttcataatatcatataataaacattatataggacaaataattcatatgttatatttcatatg tttaatttttattttatataatagaaACACTTGCTTGCGACGAATTGCAAAATGTGGTAGAAACTTCTCCGAGTTAAATTTAGACCTGAGAACAGATTATGACGAACGTGAgattaatataaataaaaacattcCATCTTACCCTGCTAAATTTAGTAAGTTGGAATATAAATTAAGAAAAGAATGGGATGAATTAGAGATAGATGAACATGATGATTATATGAATGTCACTGTTGAATgttttgaaaaattattagaaAATGACAAAAATTTAGAAAATTACCAAGAGAATTATGAAATAAGAGCCTTAGTTGTTTATATGTTACGTGAGATTCGTAGaggatatataaatgagcaaaaaaggaaatttaataattttttacataaattaaaagaaaaaagaattaatgAACCTATAGACACCTTGAATAATGATGAACAAGATGAATggaataaaataaaaaatggaaaaattaaaagtCATGAAGAATGGAAAAATTACCAATTACAAACATGggaatatttaattaaaatggaatattataaaaatatatgcaGTCAGAATGTGTAA